From Microplitis mediator isolate UGA2020A chromosome 11, iyMicMedi2.1, whole genome shotgun sequence, one genomic window encodes:
- the LOC130677116 gene encoding dynein light chain 2, cytoplasmic, which translates to MSDRKAVIKNADMSEEMQQDAVDCATQALEKYNIEKDIAAFIKKEFDKKYNPTWHCIVGRNFGSYVTHETRHFIYFYLGQVAILLFKSG; encoded by the exons ATGTCAGACCGTAAAGCTGTGATCAAAAATGCCGATATGTCGGAGGAAATGCAACAAGATGCCGTTGATTGTGCAACTCAAGCACTAGAGAAATACAATATCGAAAAG gatATTGCtgcatttataaaaaaagaattcgataaaaaatacaacccCACGTGGCATTGTATTGTTGGACGTAATTTTGGCAGCTACGTAACACATGAAACAAGACATTTCATATACTTTTACTTAGGTCAGGTAGCAATTCTTCTATTCAAGAGTGGATAA
- the LOC130677115 gene encoding 2-methoxy-6-polyprenyl-1,4-benzoquinol methylase, mitochondrial, translated as MHLNRQRMTLIKNICNKLFIPKNEVAKTFKFNFSAYTNEEKKPQWNNNEEPTTHFGFKTIKESDKSKEVYTVFEKVADSYDLMNDAMSFGVHRLWKDLFIQELAPTHGCKLLDTAGGTGDITFRYLNYLNNFKNPKNIKSYVTVSDINQNMLDVGKLRAKKLGFTNENGYNIDWLQADAEKLSCPDESFTAYTIAFGIRNVTHIDKVLSEAYRVLQPGGRFLCLEFSHVTNDSLKWLYDQYSFQLIPVMGKLIAGQWEPYQYLVESIRKFPKQEELKGMIEEAGFRQVTYKNLTFGVVAIHSGFKI; from the exons atgcaTCTAAATCGACAAAGAatgacattaataaaaaatatatgtaataaattatttataccaAAGAATGAAGTTGCAAAAacctttaaatttaatttcagtgCATACACAAATGAGGAAAAAAAACCTCAGTGGAATAACAATGAAGAACCGACAACACATTTTGGTTTTAAAACGATCAAAGAAAGTGATAAAAGTAAAGaag ttTATACAGTATTCGAAAAAGTTGCTGACTCCTATGATTTAATGAACGATGCAATGAGTTTTGGTGTCCATCGACTATGGAAAGATCTTTTCATTCAAGAATTAGCACCTACACATGGTTGTAAATTATTAGATACAGCAGGAGGAACTGGTGACATAACTTTTcggtatttaaattatttaaataatttcaagaatccaaaaaacataaaaagttATGTTACTGTATCCGATATTAATCAGAATATGTTAGACGTTGGAAAATTACGAGCCAAAAAACTAGGATTTACAAATGAAAATGGATATAATATAGATTGGTTGCAAGCTGATGCTGAGAAATTATCGTGTCCTGATGAATCTTTTACTGCTTATACTATCGCATTTGGAATTAGAAATGTAACTCATATTGATAAG gtGTTATCAGAAGCATACAGAGTTCTTCAACCAGGAGGAAGATTTTTATGTTTGGAATTCAGCCATGTAACTAATGATTCTTTAAAATG GCTCTATGATCAATATTCATTTCAATTGATACCTGTGATGGGAAAATTGATTGCCGGTCAATGGGAACCGTATCAATATTTAGTCGAGAGCATCAGAAAATTTCCAAAACAAGAGGAATTAAAA GGTATGATAGAAGAAGCTGGATTTAGGCAGGTCACCTACAAAAATTTGACGTTCGGAGTAGTTGCTATACACTCCGggttcaaaatataa
- the LOC130677114 gene encoding merlin has product MKSKMPPFRRKKSGKSFPIKVCTLDAELEFNLEWRATGRDLFDLVCRTIGLRETWYFGLQYEDAKGFISWLKLDKKVQDQGISQQPTTPFMFLAKFYPEDVAEELVQEVTQHLFFLQVKQAILSMDIYCPPEASVLLASYAVQAKYGDYDEVSCRPGMLISEHLLPQRVIDQYQMTSEMWEDRIKIWYADHRGMSRDEAEMEYLKIAQDLDMYGVNYFPINNKKETNLWLGVTALGLNIYEKENKLTPKTTFTWSEIRHISFDDKKFVIKPVEKSSPNFVFFSLKVRMNKLILDLCIGNHDLFMRRRKPDSMEVQQMKAQAKEERSRRQIERNKLAKEKQLREAAEKEKAAMEQRLLQYQEEIRLANEALRRSEETADLLAEKSRVAEEEAMLLSQKASEAEQEITRIRLNNMKTEEEKVHLERKTREAELLTERLVQESERRAAEAEKLKDELLRARIAEKEAKEKLLEFLSRNAYTATITPVPNIFPSTQVLPSDLQADLQTLQLDTDPLPADLTSYDLITDGDVDQLSLEIEKERVDYWEKSKHLQEQLRELRSEIEVMKVGEKQCDLDQLHDEQVRLGENKYSTLKKVKSGSTKARVAFFEEL; this is encoded by the exons atgaaaagtaaaatgcCACCATTTCGAcgaaaaaaatctggaaaatCTTTTCCTATTAAAGTTTGTACTCTAGATGCTgaattagaatttaatttagag tgGAGAGCAACTGGGAGAGATCTATTTGATCTAGTTTGTAGAACAATAGGACTAAGGGAGACCTGGTATTTTGGTCTTCAATATGAAGACGCCAAGGGATTCATATCATGGCTGAAATTAGACAAAAAAGTACAGGACCAAGGAATTTCGCAACAACCGACGACACCATTTATGTTCCTCGCTAAATTTTACCCCGAAGACGTAGCAGAAGAACTAGTTCAAGAAGTAACTCagcatcttttttttcttcaagtcAAGCAGGCCATTTTGTCAATGGACATTTACTGTCCACCAGAAGCTTCAGTTTTATTGGCTTCTTATGCCGTACAAGCGAAg tatGGAGATTATGATGAAGTTTCCTGTAGACCGGGAATGCTAATCAGTGAACATTTACTCCCTCAAAGAGTAATTGATCAATATCAAATGACGTCAGAAATGTGGGAAGATCGCATTAAAATTTGGTACGCCGATCATCGAGGAATGTCTCGTGATGAAGCAGAAAtggagtatttaaaaatagcacAAGATCTTGATATGTATGGTgtgaattattttccaatcaat aataaaaaagaaacaaatttatggCTGGGTGTGACAGCCCTTggactaaatatttatgaaaaggaaaataaattaactccCAAAACAACATTCACGTGGTCTGAAATACGTCATATAAgttttgatgataaaaaatttgtgatcAAACCAGTGGAGAAATCATCGccaaattttgtatttttttcgttgaaaGTTCGCATGAATAAACtg ATTCTTGATCTATGTATTGGCAATCATGACTTATTTATGAGAAGGCGTAAACCCGATTCCATGGAAGTTCAGCAGATGAAAGCCCAAGCCAAAGAGGAAAGGTCTAG gcgacaaatagaaagaaataaattggCAAAAGAAAAACAACTGCGCGAAGCagctgaaaaagaaaaagctGCAATGGAACAGAGATTGCTGCAGTACCAAGAAGAAATTCGTCTTGCCAACGAAGCCTTG agAAGATCTGAAGAAACAGCAGATTTATTAGCAGAAAAAAGTCGTGTGGCTGAGGAAGAAGCCATGCTATTGAGTCAAAAGGCATCTGAAGCTGAACAAGAGATCACTCGAATTAGACTAAATAACATGAAAACTGAAGAAGAAAAAGTTCACTTGGAACGGAAAACGAGAGAAGCGGAATTACTCACTGAAAGATTGGTTCAAGAGTCTGAGAGAAGGGCAGCAGAAGCCGAAAAACTAAAAGATGAATTACTTCGGGCACGTATAGCAGAAAAAGAAGCAAAAGAAAaacttttagaatttttaagtaGAAATGCTTACACTGCCACCATAAca cCTGTGCCAAATATATTTCCATCAACACAAGTTTTACCATCCGATTTACAAGCAGACCTTCAAACTTTACAACTAGATACCGACCCACTACCTGCAGACTTAACATCTTATGATCTTATCACTGATGGAGATGTTGACCAGCTATCATTAGAGATAGAAAAAGAAAGAGTTGATTATTGGGAAAAAAGCAAACATTTGCAAGAACAATTACGTGAACTACGCTCTGAAATAGAGGTAATGAAAGTTGGAGAAAAACAATGTGATTTAGACCAACTCCATGACGAACAAGTTAGACTTGGTGAAAATAAATACAGTActctaaaaaaagttaagtCTGGATCTACGAAAGCCAGAGTTGCCTTTTTTGAAGAATTATAA
- the LOC130677675 gene encoding serine/threonine-protein kinase PAK 2, with protein sequence MSLSLTKFFSKKKTTTDNSVAEIGLPTNVFHKFHVIKNAEGQLEGLPDPWIRLMNTQISKSEQDSHPAAALQAIKFYNYSIKKKPTEEVFKPFVTADFIEEESQEIDKILTNKYQTGDFESSNSGSSTDSQDHTIPELPKKLSKPPKPLPRKCNDRVDKTLTEILEDLNAYQLDLPEDKETIEEESPVLRQKSECSLERMTDEEVYEELRNICQSDDPNKRFEKTKEVGAGASGTVFIATDLIYNQKVAIKDIDLSKQPKKELILTEIKVLKEFRHPNLVNFLDAYLLDEHLWVIMELLQGGPLTDVVTETVMKEVQIAAVCREVLKAISFLHSKGIIHRDIKSDNVLLGMNGAVKVTDFGFCANIDGDEKRQTMVGTPYWMAPEVVTRKQYGKKVDIWSLGIMAIEMIEGEPPYLKDTPLRALYLIAAIGKPSIPRWDSLSPTFQNFLEKCLTVEVDERATADELLAHPFLENCAELSSLTPLIRAAQRILRKAF encoded by the coding sequence ATGAGTCTCAgcttaacaaaatttttttccaagaaaaaaacaacaacTGACAACAGTGTCGCTGAAATCGGTTTGCCAACGAAcgtttttcataaatttcacGTCATAAAAAATGCGGAAGGTCAACTTGAAGGATTACCCGATCCTTGGATCCGGTTAATGAATACTCAGATTTCAAAATCAGAACAGGATTCACATCCAGCTGCAGCTCTGCAGGCCATTAAATTCtacaattattcaattaaaaaaaaacctacaGAAGAAGTTTTCAAGCCATTCGTTACTGCAGATTTTATCGAAGAAGAATCCCAggaaatagataaaattttaacgaaCAAATACCAAACTGGTGATTTTGAAAGTTCTAATTCTGGGAGTTCTACTGACAGTCAAGATCACACAATACCAGAGTTACCAAAAAAACTTAGCAAGCCTCCAAAACCACTTCCTAGAAAATGTAACGACCGCGTTGACAAAACGTTGACGGAAATATTGGAAGATCTCAATGCGTATCAATTAGATTTACCAGAAGACAAAGAAACAATTGAAGAAGAAAGTCCTGTTCTTCGTCAAAAATCCGAGTGTTCACTGGAACGAATGACAGATGAAGAAGTGTATGAAGAGTTAAGAAATATATGCCAGAGTGATGACCCTAACAAACGTTTTGAAAAAACCAAAGAAGTTGGAGCTGGTGCATCAGGAACTGTATTTATAGCTACTGATTTAATTTACAATCAAAAAGTTGCAATAAAAGATATTGATTTGTCTAAACAGCCAAAGAAAGAACTTATTTTAACAGAAATAAAAGTTCTCAAAGAATTCCGCCATCCAAATCTTGTTAATTTCTTGGACGCTTATTTATTGGATGAACATTTATGGGTAATAATGGAATTGCTCCAGGGAGGGCCGCTTACTGACGTTGTTACCGAGACTGTAATGAAGGAAGTCCAGATTGCCGCGGTCTGTCGCGAAGTTTTGAAAGCCATAAGTTTCCTTCATTCCAAGGGCATAATTCATCGAGACATTAAATCTGATAACGTTCTTCTTGGAATGAACGGCGCGGTCAAAGTCACTGATTTCGGCTTCTGCGCGAATATTGACGGGGATGAAAAACGACAGACGATGGTAGGAACGCCCTACTGGATGGCTCCAGAAGTTGTGACCAGAAAACAGTATGGTAAGAAAGTCGACATTTGGTCTTTGGGCATCATGGCTATCGAAATGATCGAAGGCGAACCGCCTTATCTAAAAGATACGCCTTTGAGAGCATTGTATCTGATCGCTGCCATCGGGAAACCTTCGATTCCTCGGTGGGACAGCCTCAGTCcgacatttcaaaatttcttagaAAAGTGCCTTACAGTTGAAGTGGATGAACGTGCGACAGCTGATGAACTACTGGCTCATCCTTTCCTGGAAAATTGCGCCGAACTTTCGTCACTTACACCACTCATTCGAGCAGCTCAGAGAATTCTCCGCAAAGCATTTTGA
- the LOC130677674 gene encoding dihydrolipoyllysine-residue acetyltransferase component of pyruvate dehydrogenase complex, mitochondrial-like, with translation MIRSTVGFFSSKYSYNLVSRFVLPVKYQQLCFHTSRLLDVKGREILMPSLSPTMESGTIVKWIKKEGEPIQPGDALADIQTDKAVMTFETEEESVLAKIIVPEGTKDIKVGTLIALTVEPDEDWKSVEMPDASKTTSTASAPVTSSSSTEVSEPPPGQVNVAMPALSPTMTSGTIVKWLKNEGDEISPGDAVAEIQTDKAVMTFEMDDEAILAKYLVKEGSQVEVGQLIAITVERGMDWKSAVMPTSTKSPAKASSGTAPSKPAASDGGQISSKEQIYGLAVKRLLEEYGINSGSVKGSGRPNRLLKSDVLAYIESNNVQRVSLKAEKTRSTDKQASTTKVHMPSPPKSGPSSYKDYEVSNIRAVIAKRLGESKSSIPHSYASVDINVDKLNELRSEFKADSIKLSVNDFVIQAVAQSLMQCPNINTLYKNDQIIRMQNVDVSVAVSTPTGLITPIIFNTATKSLTDISNDVKTLADKARKGALKPNEFQGGTFTISNLGMFGIKEFSAIINPPQTAILAVGTGRDVLDTSLRKKSLMCATLSYDSRAISEDQAANFLSVLRSRLENPSFRSIGSNH, from the exons ATGATTAGAAGTACAGTtggttttttttcttctaaatATTCTTACAATCTAGTGTCACGTTTTGTTTTGCCAGTTAAATATCAACAACTATGTTTTCATACAAGTCGTCTATTAGatg TCAAAGGGAGAGAAATACTTATGCCCTCTCTTTCACCGACTATGGAATCGGGCACAATAGtaaaatggataaaaaaagaaGGAGAGCCAATTCAGCCTGGTGACGCACTTGCTGATATTCAAACAGACAAAGCTGTCATGACTTTCGAAACGGAAGAAGAAAGTGTTTTAGCCAAAATCATT GTTCCCGAAGGAACGAAGGATATTAAAGTTGGAACTTTGATTGCTCTGACAGTCGAACCTGACGAAGACTGGAAATCCGTCGAAATGCCTGATGCATCGAAAACGACGTCAACTGCATCAGCACCAGTAACATCGAGTAGTAGTACTGAAGTCTCTGAACCTCCTCCTGGCCA agttaACGTTGCAATGCCAGCATTATCTCCAACAATGACATCAGGAACTATTGTCAAGTGGTTGAAAAACGAAGGAGACGAAATATCTCCAGGAGATGCAGTCGCTGAAATTCAAACAGACAAAGCAGTTATGACATTTGAAATGGATGACGAAGCAATCTTAGCAAAATATCTT GTTAAAGAAGGATCTCAAGTAGAAGTTGGCCAACTGATAGCAATAACAGTCGAAAGGGGAATGGATTGGAAATCTGCAGTAATGCCCACGTCCACAAAATCTCCAGCTAAAGCGTCAAGTGGCACTGCGCCTTCAAAACCCGCTGCTTCAGACGGTGGACAAATTTCTTCAAAAGAACA AATCTACGGCTTAGCTGTGAAACGACTTTTAGAAGAATATGGAATAAATTCGGGATCTGTCAAAGGCAGTGGACGTCCTAATCGACTATTAAAAAGCGATGTTCTGGCGTACattgaaagtaataatgttCAAAGAGTATCATTAAAAGCtg AAAAAACGCGGTCCACGGATAAACAAGCTTCGACTACTAAAGTTCATATGCCATCACCACCAAAATCGGGTCCATCGTCATACAAGGATTACGAAGTGTCCAACATTAGAGCGGTAATTGCAAAACGTCTTGGAGAATCTAAG AGTAGTATCCCTCATTCCTACGCAAGCGTTGACATCAATGTCGATAAACTAAATGAATTACGAAGTGAATTTAAAGCTGACAGCATAAAACTATCAGTCAATGATTTTGTTATTCAAGCTGTAGCTCAGTCATTGATGCAGTGTCCAAACATAAACACACTTTATAAAAATGACCAA attattcGTATGCAAAATGTTGACGTATCAGTTGCAGTTTCAACACCCACAGGTCTTATAactccaattatttttaatacagcTACTAAAAGTTTAACAGATATTTCAAATGATGTAAAAACACTAGCTGACAAAGCTCGAAAAGGAGCTTTGAAACCTAATGAATTTCAAGGTGGCACATTTAC GATATCAAATCTCGGAATGTTTGGAATAAAAGAATTCTCTGCTATAATAAATCCTCCTCAAACAGCGATCCTTGCTGTTGGAACAGGACGAGATGTTTTAG ATACTAGTCTAAGGAAGAAATCGCTGATGTGCGCCACTTTATCTTACGATAGTAGAGCAATCAGTGAAGATCAGGCTGCAAATTTCTTATCGGTCCTCAGATCAAGGCTAGAAAATCCATCATTCCGATCTATTGGAAGTAATCATTAA